The Brassica oleracea var. oleracea cultivar TO1000 chromosome C6, BOL, whole genome shotgun sequence genome includes a region encoding these proteins:
- the LOC106298532 gene encoding thaumatin-like protein gives MGFRLNLPSRILLLHLTLLSVTTWSESARVFTIVNSCDQTIWPAITPGENFSGGGFKLKPGHSIVFKAPVDWSGRIWGRTGCKFDKTGTGSCETGSCGSNLKCSTSGKQPASLAEFTLSSVDFYDVSLVDGFNLPMTVNPVNGTGNCTVAGCVADLTLRCPAELAVKSKGRVISCRSACDVFDTDEYCCRGVYGNPSTCRPTHYSKIFKKACPTAYSYAYDDPTSIFTCSGSDYVISFCSYRKKPVGT, from the exons ATGGGGTTTCGTCTCAATTTGCCATCAAGGATCTTGTTACTACATCTCACACTGTTATCAG TGACGACATGGTCCGAATCAGCAAGAGTATTCACAATCGTGAACTCATGTGACCAAACAATATGGCCGGCAATAACACCCGGAGAAAACTTCAGCGGCGGAGGATTCAAGCTCAAACCTGGCCACTCCATCGTCTTCAAAGCACCAGTAGACTGGTCAGGCAGAATCTGGGGACGAACCGGCTGCAAATTCGATAAAACCGGAACCGGAAGCTGTGAAACCGGCTCATGCGGCTCAAACTTAAAATGCTCAACTTCTGGAAAACAACCAGCTTCACTAGCCGAGTTCACGCTATCCTCAGTGGATTTCTACGACGTGAGCCTCGTCGACGGATTCAATCTCCCGATGACAGTGAATCCGGTGAACGGAACAGGAAACTGCACCGTCGCCGGCTGCGTCGCCGATTTGACGCTAAGGTGTCCAGCGGAGCTAGCTGTGAAATCTAAGGGGAGAGTTATATCGTGTAGGAGTGCTTGTGATGTGTTCGATACAGATGAGTATTGTTGCAGGGGAGTTTATGGGAACCCTTCAACGTGTCGACCAACTCATTACTCGAAAATATTCAAGAAAGCTTGTCCTACTGCTTACAGCTATGCTTATGATGATCCGACCAGTATCTTCACTTGTTCCGGTTCAGATTACGTCATCTCTTTCTGTTCCTACAG GAAGAAGCCGGTGGGAACGTAA
- the LOC106298537 gene encoding small ribosomal subunit protein S13, mitochondrial has product MLGLRRSAATLFDHSQSLLRNLSFHGLRVQGIRVGNAEVPNHKPLKTGLQEVYGIGRRKSHQVLCGLGITNKLARDLTGKELIDLREEVGMHQHGDELRRRVGSEIQRLVEVDCYRGSRHRHGMPCRGQRTKTNARTKKGKRVAIAGKKKAPRK; this is encoded by the exons ATGTTGGGTCTACGCAGATCCGCGGCGACGTTATTCGACCACAGCCAATCTCTGCTTCGGAATCTGTCG TTTCATGGATTGCGTGTGCAAGGAATCCGTGTGGGAAACGCAGAGGTTCCAAACCACAAGCCACTCAAGACCGGTCTTCAAGAAGTGTACGGAATCGGACGCCGTAAGTCTCACCAGGTTCTCTGTGGGCTCGGCATCACTAACAAACTTGCAAGAGACTTAACTGGTAAAGAGCTCATTGACCTCCGTGAAGAAGTTGGCATGCACCAACATGGTGATGAGTTG AGGAGGCGTGTTGGATCGGAGATACAGAGACTGGTGGAAGTAGACTGTTACAGAGGAAGTAGACATAGACATGGGATGCCTTGCAGAGGTCAAAGAACCAAGACCAACGCTCGCACTAAAAAGGGAAAGAGAGTTGCCATTGCGGGAAAGAAGAAAGCTCCTCGCAAGTAG
- the LOC106300064 gene encoding nitrate reductase [NADH], clone PBNBR1405, producing MATSVDNRHYPRLSSALNGGVVHSFKPPLVPSPSLGRDQDQSVNVPTEKSVDTTENQTTKEDSYDSSDDEDESHNRYVSYYKEMVLKSNSDLEPSALDSRDESTADNWIHRNSSMVRLTGKHPFNAEAPLPRLMHHGFITPVPLHYVRNHGGVPKAEWSDWSVEVTGLVKRPARLTMEQLITEFPSREFPVTLVCAGNRRKEQNMVKQTIGFNWGSAGVSTSLWRGVALSDVLRRCGVYSKRGGALNVCFEGAEDLPGGGGSKYGTSIKKEMAMDPARDIILAYMQNGELLTPDHGFPVRVIIPGFIGGRMVKWLKRIIVTPQESDNYYHYKDNRVLPSCVDAELANEESWWYRPEYIINELNINSVITTPGHEEILPINAFTTQKPYTLKGYAYSGGGKKVTRVEVTLDGGETWSVCELDHQEKPNKYGKFWCWCFWSLDVEVLDLLSAREVAVRAWDESLNTQPEKLIWNLMGMMNNCWFRIKTNVCKPHRGEIGIVFEHPTRPGNQSGGWMAKERQIEKSSESHPTLKKSVSTPFMNTASKMYSMSEVRKHNSAESAWIIVHGHIYDCTRFLKDHPGGSDSILINAGTDCTEEFEAIHSDKAKKLLEDYRIGELITTGYDSSPNVSVHGGSSVMSLLAPIRELAPAKNIALVNPREKVPVKLIEKTSISHDVRRFRFALPSEDQQLGLPVGKHIFLCATINDKLCLRAYTPTSTVDAVGYIDLVIKVYFKNVHPRFPNGGLMSQHLDSLPIGAVLDIKGPLGHIEYQGRGKFMVSGKPKFANKLAMLAGGTGITPIYQVIQSILSDPEDETEMFVVYANRTEDDILAREELEGWADKFPDRLKIWYVVEIAKEGWEYSTGFITEAVLREHVPEGLEGESLALACGPPPMIQFALQPNLEKMGYNIKEDLLIF from the exons ATGGCAACCTCCGTCGATAACCGCCACTATCCCCGCCTCAGCTCCGCCCTAAACGGCGGCGTTGTCCACTCCTTCAAACCTCCTCTCGTCCCTTCTCCCTCACTCGGCCGTGACCAAGACCAGAGCGTCAACGTCCCAACCGAAAAATCCGTCGACACCACAGAGAACCAAACCACCAAAGAAGACAGTTACGACTCCAGCGACGACGAGGACGAGAGCCACAACCGTTACGTCTCCTACTACAAGGAGATGGTTCTCAAATCCAACTCCGATCTAGAGCCGTCGGCTCTAGACTCGCGAGACGAATCCACGGCTGACAACTGGATCCACCGTAACTCCTCTATGGTGCGTCTCACGGGAAAACACCCCTTCAACGCCGAGGCTCCCCTCCCCCGCCTCATGCACCACGGCTTCATCACCCCCGTCCCTCTCCACTACGTCCGCAACCACGGCGGCGTCCCGAAAGCCGAGTGGTCGGACTGGTCCGTCGAGGTCACCGGGCTCGTCAAGCGCCCGGCGAGGCTCACCATGGAGCAGCTCATCACCGAGTTCCCCAGCCGCGAGTTTCCGGTGACGCTCGTCTGCGCCGGAAACCGCCGCAAAGAGCAGAACATGGTGAAGCAGACCATCGGGTTCAACTGGGGCTCCGCCGGAGTGTCAACCTCCCTGTGGAGAGGCGTTGCTCTGAGCGACGTCCTCCGCAGGTGCGGCGTCTACAGCAAGAGAGGCGGCGCTCTCAACGTCTGCTTCGAAGGCGCGGAGGATCTTCCCGGAGGCGGCGGGTCGAAATACGGGACGAGCATCAAGAAGGAAATGGCCATGGACCCCGCGAGGGACATTATATTGGCGTACATGCAGAACGGTGAGCTTCTCACGCCGGATCACGGGTTTCCGGTTCGGGTCATTATACCCGGTTTCATCGGCGGGCGGATGGTTAAGTGGTTGAAGCGTATCATCGTCACGCCTCAAGAGTCTGACAATTACTACCACTACAAAGACAACAGAGTGCTCCCTTCTTGCGTGGATGCTGAGCTGGCAAATGAAGAAT CTTGGTGGTACAGGCCGGAGTATATAATCAACGAGCTTAATATAAACTCGGTGATAACGACACCTGGTCACGAGGAGATTTTGCCGATCAATGCATTCACGACTCAGAAGCCTTACACGTTAAAAGGCTATGCTTACTCTG GAGGAGGGAAAAAGGTAACGAGAGTGGAGGTGACTCTAGACGGAGGAGAGACGTGGAGTGTGTGTGAGCTTGACCATCAAGAGAAGCCGAACAAGTATGGCAAGTTCTGGTGCTGGTGTTTCTGGTCACTTGACGTTGAGGTTCTTGATCTGCTTAGTGCTAGAGAGGTAGCTGTTCGAGCCTGGGACGAGTCTTTGAACACCCAGCCTGAAAAACTCATCTGGAACCTCATG GGTATGATGAACAACTGCTGGTTCAGGATCAAAACCAACGTGTGCAAGCCTCACAGAGGAGAGATAGGTATCGTTTTCGAACACCCGACCAGACCCGGAAACCAATCGGGCGGGTGGATGGCAAAGGAACGTCAGATCGAGAAATCCTCGGAGTCACACCCTACTTTGAAAAAATCAGTTTCAACACCTTTCATGAACACTGCCTCAAAGATGTACTCAATGTCCGAAGTTAGGAAACACAACTCAGCTGAATCTGCATGGATCATCGTCCACGGTCACATCTACGACTGCACACGTTTCTTGAAAGACCACCCCGGTGGTTCGGACTCTATCCTCATCAACGCTGGTACTGATTGCACCGAAGAGTTCGAAGCCATTCATTCGGACAAAGCCAAGAAGCTTCTAGAAGATTACCGTATCGGTGAGCTCATCACGACGGGATACGACTCTTCACCTAACGTCTCGGTCCATGGTGGCTCGAGTGTAATGTCTTTGTTAGCTCCTATCAGAGAGCTAGCTCCTGCTAAGAACATAGCTTTGGTCAACCCACGTGAGAAAGTCCCGGTGAAACTCATCGAGAAGACTTCGATCTCCCACGACGTGCGTAGGTTCCGTTTCGCGTTACCATCTGAAGATCAGCAGCTTGGTCTACCCGTCGGGAAACACATCTTCCTCTGCGCCACTATTAACGACAAGCTTTGTCTTAGAGCCTATACTCCGACCAGCACGGTCGACGCGGTCGGATACATCGACCTAGTCATCAAGGTTTACTTCAAGAACGTCCATCCAAGATTCCCCAACGGAGGGCTCATGTCACAGCACCTAGACTCGTTACCGATCGGTGCGGTTTTGGACATCAAAGGTCCTTTAGGACATATTGAGTACCAAGGCAGAGGCAAATTCATGGTCAGCGGTAAACCAAAGTTTGCCAATAAACTAGCCATGCTTGCTGGAGGAACCGGTATAACTCCAATCTACCAAGTCATTCAATCGATACTAAGTGACCCGGAGGACGAAACCGAGATGTTTGTGGTTTACGCGAACCGAACCGAGGATGATATTCTTGCGAGGGAAGAGCTAGAAGGATGGGCTGATAAGTTTCCGGACAGGCTAAAGATTTGGTACGTTGTTGAAATTGCTAAAGAAGGATGGGAGTACAGCACAGGGTTTATCACCGAAGCTGTGCTTAGAGAACATGTCCCTGAAGGTTTAGAAGGCGAGTCTCTGGCCTTGGCGTGTGGACCACCGCCTATGATTCAGTTTGCGTTGCAGCCTAATCTTGAGAAGATGGGTTACAATATTAAGGAAGATCTCTTGATCTTCTAA